One window of Campylobacter sp. RM12651 genomic DNA carries:
- a CDS encoding SAM-dependent methyltransferase, producing MKSFLRAKDTYFKNAIVQNDMREVLLSEINGRFDRVLELGSNRGEFSKMVAKKIEFSEFYCVDINDFSCDYGKEFIFVKHDLRDFENSFLAKMDFDLVISNACFQWLDLAKLINEISKSNSKLIFSTFGVNNLWQINEHFGVGLEYLNIDEIEQILKPHYKNIKIFEKDYELNFSSSIELFRHLKLSGVNAFSGVFLGKNDLKIFNDKYHNTLNYHAIFVSANN from the coding sequence AGAGCAAAAGATACTTATTTTAAAAATGCTATCGTGCAAAATGATATGAGAGAAGTTTTGCTTAGCGAAATAAATGGGCGTTTTGATAGGGTGCTTGAGCTTGGCTCAAATAGGGGTGAGTTTAGTAAAATGGTAGCTAAAAAGATAGAATTTAGTGAGTTTTATTGCGTGGATATTAATGATTTTAGCTGTGATTATGGTAAGGAATTTATTTTCGTAAAGCACGATTTAAGAGATTTTGAAAACTCATTTTTAGCTAAAATGGATTTTGATTTAGTTATTTCAAATGCGTGTTTTCAGTGGCTTGATTTAGCAAAATTAATAAATGAAATTTCTAAATCAAATTCTAAGCTAATTTTTAGCACTTTTGGAGTGAATAATCTTTGGCAAATTAATGAGCATTTTGGTGTGGGGCTTGAGTATTTAAATATTGATGAAATAGAGCAGATTTTAAAGCCACATTATAAAAATATAAAGATTTTTGAGAAAGATTATGAGTTAAATTTTAGCTCAAGTATTGAGCTTTTTAGGCATTTAAAGCTTAGTGGAGTAAATGCCTTTAGCGGGGTATTTTTAGGTAAAAATGATTTAAAAATCTTTAATGATAAATATCACAATACCTTAAACTACCACGCTATTTTCGTTAGTGCTAATAATTAA
- a CDS encoding DNA cytosine methyltransferase, producing MSRKIISLFSGAGGLDLGFLKAGFEILVANEYDKSIWETYEKNHKVKLIKKDIKDVKIDELPKCDGIIGGPPCQSWSEAGTLKGIDDPRGQLFYEYIRILKALKPKFFLAENVKGMMSKRHSEAVKNIIYEFENAGYDVFVNVVNASDYGVAQDRLRVFYVGFRKDLNLRFITPLPYKNKITFKDVIYDLKDSAIPALDNNKSNSDKCKIPNHEYFIGSYSSIFMSRNRVRTWNEPAFTVQASGRQAQLHPQAPKMPKVDKNKHIFKEGFESLYRRLSVRECARVQGFDDNFKFYYDKLEDGYKMIGNAVPINLAYEMAKAINNLLKGV from the coding sequence ATGAGTAGAAAAATAATATCTTTATTTTCAGGTGCTGGTGGTCTTGATTTGGGGTTTTTAAAAGCTGGATTTGAGATACTTGTAGCTAATGAATATGATAAAAGTATATGGGAAACCTATGAAAAAAATCATAAAGTAAAGCTTATAAAAAAGGATATTAAAGATGTAAAAATTGATGAACTTCCAAAATGTGATGGTATTATCGGTGGACCTCCGTGCCAATCTTGGAGTGAAGCAGGAACATTGAAGGGTATTGATGATCCTAGAGGACAGCTTTTTTATGAATATATTAGAATTTTAAAAGCCTTAAAGCCTAAATTTTTTTTAGCTGAAAATGTAAAAGGTATGATGTCAAAAAGACATAGTGAAGCTGTGAAAAATATAATTTATGAGTTTGAAAATGCTGGTTACGATGTATTTGTAAATGTTGTAAATGCAAGTGATTATGGAGTAGCTCAAGATAGGTTAAGGGTTTTTTACGTAGGTTTTAGGAAAGATTTGAATTTAAGATTTATTACACCATTACCATATAAAAACAAAATAACTTTTAAAGATGTAATATATGATTTAAAAGATAGTGCCATACCTGCTTTAGATAACAATAAATCGAATAGTGATAAATGTAAAATACCGAATCATGAATATTTTATAGGTTCTTATTCTAGTATTTTTATGAGTAGAAATAGGGTTCGAACTTGGAACGAGCCAGCATTTACCGTTCAAGCTTCTGGAAGACAAGCTCAATTACACCCACAAGCTCCAAAAATGCCAAAAGTGGATAAAAATAAACATATCTTCAAAGAAGGTTTTGAGAGTTTATATAGAAGACTTAGTGTTAGAGAGTGTGCTAGAGTTCAAGGTTTTGATGATAATTTTAAATTTTATTACGATAAACTTGAAGATGGTTATAAAATGATAGGTAATGCTGTTCCGATTAATTTAGCTTATGAAATGGCAAAAGCTATCAATAATTTGCTAAAAGGAGTTTAA
- a CDS encoding HaeIII family restriction endonuclease, with protein sequence MSNKSNNQGRAYEFAYLINLEYEIGKHRKVKVIENSSYKAAKKAWDSLNDIEKDMYKTSALAGIGKIFELEPLILENSNDEVELSIQSDDKGKDADVRDVLIKRNDISWEIGLSIKHNHFAVKHSRLSKKLDFGQKWYGFKCSDNYWNEIKPIFDFLDNSKGLKWSELHNKDDVYISLLNAFRNEILQQYALNQGKVAKSMVEYLLGEFDFYKLISIDKKQTTQIQAYNMHGDLGKKSQVEVPLVCLPNQIIYLDFKKDSKNTLELYLNNGWQFSFRIHNASTMVESSLKFDVQIIGMPVSVLTINCIWL encoded by the coding sequence ATGAGTAATAAAAGTAATAATCAAGGAAGAGCTTATGAATTTGCTTATTTAATTAATTTAGAGTATGAAATAGGCAAACATAGAAAAGTAAAAGTGATTGAAAATAGCAGTTACAAAGCAGCTAAAAAAGCTTGGGATAGTTTAAATGATATTGAAAAAGATATGTATAAAACTAGCGCCTTAGCTGGAATAGGCAAAATTTTTGAACTAGAACCATTGATTTTAGAAAATAGTAATGATGAGGTGGAGCTTTCAATTCAATCAGATGATAAAGGTAAGGATGCTGATGTAAGAGATGTTTTAATAAAAAGAAATGATATTAGTTGGGAAATTGGACTGAGTATTAAGCATAATCATTTTGCTGTAAAACATTCAAGATTATCAAAAAAATTAGATTTTGGTCAAAAATGGTACGGGTTTAAATGTTCTGATAATTACTGGAATGAGATTAAACCAATTTTTGATTTTTTAGATAATAGCAAAGGCTTAAAATGGAGCGAATTGCATAATAAAGATGATGTATATATTTCATTATTAAATGCTTTTAGAAACGAGATATTACAACAATACGCTTTAAATCAAGGAAAAGTTGCAAAATCTATGGTGGAATATTTATTAGGAGAATTTGACTTTTATAAATTAATAAGTATTGATAAGAAACAAACAACTCAAATACAAGCTTATAATATGCACGGAGATTTAGGCAAGAAAAGTCAAGTTGAAGTTCCTTTGGTATGCTTGCCAAATCAAATCATTTATTTAGATTTCAAAAAAGATAGTAAAAACACACTAGAGCTTTATTTAAATAATGGGTGGCAATTTTCATTTAGAATTCATAATGCTTCTACTATGGTTGAAAGTAGTTTAAAGTTTGATGTTCAAATTATAGGAATGCCAGTTAGTGTTCTTACAATAAATTGTATTTGGCTTTAA
- a CDS encoding methyl-accepting chemotaxis protein: MKISQKLAIIIAVSLVILCSSMIYLSNSAMKSISDDTDVSIEKLVLDDALKTAQSVVYSVNHMTDQLYLDLKSKGISKEVSYNNTIKYLSNMDLHNKLVNFFAMDEDGTYLVHYVQARIGKNHINDKDIYGKYFIQDLIKSSANPDGGYVKTKFFDSMINKERNVLIYAQKDIGMGIIYACTVDLDEGMKEIQKINDDMNSHINEFGIKFITYAVIIGIIILAILIFFVLFQISKPLNYLTSRATELSSGDGDLTQKLPINGKDEIAATSKAINDFIEKVRLLIVDAKNISSENASVANELSQSSLNTGQSVEQSSVIVRDVANKGDSANSTLAIGVKAAEDGKNQLVNALKYINDVNKSISELNTKIMQSANLEAEVSDKIVRLSQDADNVKSILEMINDVADQTNLLALNAAIEAARAGEHGRGFAVVADEVRKLAERTQHSLVEINATISVITQGIEDASGQMSLNAKSIGELTKLADNTQKTMNDMNEAMNNVIGISNQTVDDYIITSKVMDDILSGVNNINKITHENARSVEEIAGAANHLSNITEKLNSKLNEFRT, encoded by the coding sequence ATGAAAATATCTCAAAAATTAGCAATTATAATTGCTGTGTCTTTAGTGATTTTATGCTCTAGTATGATTTATTTATCAAATAGTGCGATGAAATCAATTAGTGATGATACTGATGTATCTATTGAAAAATTAGTCTTAGACGATGCTTTAAAAACTGCTCAAAGCGTTGTATATAGTGTAAATCATATGACAGACCAGTTATATTTAGATTTAAAAAGTAAAGGCATTAGTAAAGAAGTATCATACAATAACACCATAAAATACTTAAGCAATATGGATTTACATAATAAATTAGTGAATTTTTTCGCAATGGATGAAGATGGAACCTACCTAGTTCATTATGTTCAAGCAAGAATTGGTAAAAATCATATAAATGACAAAGATATTTATGGAAAATACTTTATTCAAGATTTAATCAAATCATCAGCAAACCCAGATGGTGGATATGTTAAAACTAAGTTTTTTGATTCTATGATTAACAAAGAAAGAAATGTATTAATATACGCTCAAAAAGATATAGGCATGGGAATTATCTATGCTTGCACCGTGGATTTAGATGAAGGAATGAAAGAAATACAAAAAATCAACGACGATATGAACTCTCACATAAATGAATTTGGAATCAAATTCATAACATACGCAGTGATTATTGGGATAATAATACTTGCGATATTGATATTTTTTGTATTATTTCAAATCTCTAAACCACTTAATTATCTTACAAGTAGAGCTACTGAATTAAGTAGTGGAGATGGAGATTTAACTCAAAAACTACCTATAAATGGTAAAGATGAAATAGCAGCAACAAGTAAAGCTATTAATGATTTTATAGAAAAAGTTAGATTATTAATCGTAGATGCTAAAAATATAAGTAGCGAAAATGCTAGTGTAGCAAATGAGCTTTCTCAAAGTTCTTTAAATACAGGTCAAAGTGTTGAGCAAAGCTCTGTGATAGTAAGAGATGTAGCTAATAAAGGAGATAGTGCAAACTCTACTCTAGCAATCGGAGTTAAAGCTGCAGAAGATGGCAAAAACCAATTAGTAAATGCTCTAAAATATATAAATGATGTAAATAAATCTATTTCAGAATTAAATACAAAAATTATGCAAAGTGCGAATTTAGAAGCTGAAGTATCAGATAAGATAGTAAGACTTAGTCAAGATGCTGATAATGTTAAATCTATTTTAGAAATGATAAATGATGTAGCAGACCAGACTAATCTACTTGCACTAAACGCTGCAATTGAAGCAGCAAGAGCAGGAGAGCATGGGCGTGGATTTGCCGTAGTAGCTGATGAAGTAAGAAAATTAGCAGAAAGAACCCAGCATTCATTAGTAGAAATAAACGCAACAATAAGTGTTATAACGCAAGGTATAGAAGATGCAAGTGGTCAAATGAGCCTAAATGCAAAAAGCATTGGGGAACTGACAAAATTAGCTGATAATACTCAAAAAACTATGAACGATATGAATGAAGCTATGAATAATGTAATAGGAATTTCAAATCAAACCGTAGATGATTATATAATCACTAGCAAGGTTATGGATGATATATTATCAGGAGTTAATAATATCAATAAAATAACTCACGAAAACGCAAGAAGCGTAGAAGAAATAGCAGGGGCAGCAAATCATCTTAGCAATATTACAGAAAAATTAAACTCAAAACTAAATGAATTTAGAACTTGA